A window of the Desulfovibrio sp. Fe33 genome harbors these coding sequences:
- a CDS encoding class I SAM-dependent methyltransferase, whose translation MDEYGSIATLYDPVVGPALLPVHRAMAQRLAPCGGSILDLCCGTGLMAAQALRLGLAVTGVDLSPHMLAVARRKRPGAHYIRADAAILPLPDSSFNGAAISFALHEKPLSAARAILAEAHRVVRPGGLILVADYLPPAPDRSLFTGAAIRLVERLAGRTHHALFRRYMDDGGAAPLLAQAGLSARCEQTFMGGWVGLYAAVPA comes from the coding sequence ATGGATGAATACGGTTCCATCGCCACCCTGTACGACCCTGTCGTGGGCCCGGCCCTGCTTCCCGTCCATCGGGCCATGGCCCAAAGGCTCGCGCCATGCGGAGGCTCCATCCTGGACCTGTGCTGCGGCACCGGGCTGATGGCGGCGCAGGCTCTTCGGCTCGGGCTGGCCGTTACCGGCGTGGACCTCTCCCCGCATATGCTCGCCGTGGCCCGGCGAAAACGCCCGGGCGCGCACTACATCCGAGCCGACGCGGCCATCCTGCCCCTGCCCGATTCCAGCTTCAACGGCGCGGCGATCAGTTTCGCCCTGCACGAAAAGCCCCTGTCCGCCGCCCGCGCCATTCTGGCCGAAGCGCACCGGGTGGTCCGTCCGGGCGGCCTCATCCTCGTTGCCGACTATCTGCCGCCCGCGCCGGACCGGTCCCTGTTCACGGGCGCGGCCATTCGCCTTGTCGAACGACTGGCCGGGCGTACCCATCACGCTCTCTTCCGCCGCTACATGGACGATGGCGGCGCGGCCCCGCTCCTTGCGCAAGCAGGACTCTCCGCCCGCTGCGAACAGACCTTCATGGGCGGATGGGTCGGGCTTTACGCGGCCGTCCCGGCTTGA
- a CDS encoding DsrE family protein, with translation MSYDVVFHFDHDPKALKISFNNIKNYMAHFTGPKPAVSLVVNGPGVQLLLKDGEYAAQISEAHQLGAEIKVCNNALKSFEIAPEQLCPECVVVPAGIVELVELQNKGFRYIKP, from the coding sequence ATGAGCTACGATGTTGTTTTTCATTTCGACCATGATCCGAAGGCGTTGAAGATTTCCTTCAACAACATCAAGAACTACATGGCGCATTTCACCGGGCCCAAGCCCGCGGTGTCGCTGGTGGTCAACGGGCCGGGCGTGCAGCTTCTGCTCAAGGACGGCGAATATGCCGCGCAAATCAGCGAGGCGCACCAGCTCGGCGCGGAAATCAAGGTCTGCAACAACGCCCTGAAGAGCTTCGAGATCGCCCCGGAGCAGCTTTGCCCCGAGTGCGTCGTCGTGCCTGCCGGTATCGTGGAGCTCGTGGAATTGCAGAACAAGGGTTTCAGGTACATCAAGCCGTAG
- a CDS encoding ABC transporter ATP-binding protein, producing MTMLSIDNLGKVFDSGKGPVTALEDINLTVDRGELAVIVGPSGCGKSTLLNIVAGLELASSGQATLEGSPITGPGADRGMVFQSYTLFPWLTVQKNVEFGLRLKGVPTAERAATARRYIEMVGLAGFENSLPKELSGGMKQRVAIARVLANKPAMLLMDEPFGALDAQTRLLLQELLLKVWRQESSTILFITHDIDEAILLADNVYIMSRRPGRLKARVPVDIPRPRDHKASLTPEFSRIKSQIMELLWEEIATD from the coding sequence ATGACCATGCTCTCCATAGACAATCTGGGCAAGGTCTTCGACTCCGGCAAGGGGCCCGTGACCGCGCTTGAGGACATCAACCTGACCGTGGACCGGGGCGAATTGGCGGTTATCGTCGGTCCGAGCGGCTGCGGCAAGTCCACGCTGCTGAACATCGTGGCCGGACTTGAGCTGGCCTCTTCGGGCCAAGCCACGCTCGAAGGCAGCCCCATCACCGGCCCCGGCGCGGACCGGGGCATGGTTTTCCAGTCCTACACGCTTTTCCCCTGGTTGACCGTGCAGAAGAACGTGGAATTCGGCCTGCGCCTCAAGGGGGTGCCCACGGCCGAACGCGCCGCGACCGCCCGCCGCTATATCGAAATGGTCGGGCTGGCCGGATTCGAGAATTCCCTGCCCAAGGAACTATCCGGCGGCATGAAGCAGCGCGTGGCCATCGCCCGCGTGCTGGCCAACAAACCGGCCATGCTGCTCATGGACGAGCCGTTCGGCGCGCTGGACGCCCAGACCCGCCTGCTGCTCCAAGAGCTGCTGCTGAAGGTCTGGCGCCAGGAGTCGAGCACCATCCTGTTCATCACGCACGACATCGACGAGGCCATCCTGCTGGCCGACAACGTCTACATCATGTCCAGAAGGCCGGGCCGCCTCAAGGCGCGCGTCCCCGTGGACATCCCGCGCCCCCGGGACCACAAGGCCTCGCTGACCCCAGAATTCTCGCGCATCAAGTCGCAGATCATGGAACTTCTCTGGGAAGAGATCGCCACAGACTGA
- a CDS encoding ABC transporter permease — translation MRQKYPAGKGAWLAAASLSAVFCIWAALAYTGSVKPLFLPPPHKVFLSFGEMFEEGILFSYTWDSLYRVMVGWSLAAVTAVPLGLLIGTSRRASHMIAPVMEFARYLPVVALVPLTLLYFGIGDAQKFAIIFLGTFFQLVLMVADSVASVPADLSRAAATLGANRAQTYRLVLFPGALPGIMDDLRITVGWAWTYLVVAELVAANSGLGYMILRAQRFLAIDRIFAGLIIIGVLGLLTDYFFKLLGRIITPWSDKQ, via the coding sequence ATGCGACAAAAATATCCGGCGGGAAAAGGGGCGTGGCTGGCGGCCGCGTCCCTGTCCGCCGTCTTCTGCATCTGGGCCGCTCTGGCCTACACGGGTTCGGTCAAGCCGCTGTTCCTGCCGCCGCCGCACAAGGTTTTTCTGTCCTTCGGGGAAATGTTCGAGGAAGGCATCCTCTTTTCCTACACCTGGGACAGCCTCTACCGGGTCATGGTCGGCTGGTCCCTGGCAGCCGTGACCGCCGTGCCCTTGGGACTGCTCATCGGCACGTCGCGCCGGGCTTCGCACATGATCGCCCCGGTCATGGAGTTCGCCCGCTACCTGCCGGTGGTCGCCCTGGTTCCGCTCACCCTGCTCTATTTCGGCATCGGCGACGCCCAGAAGTTCGCGATCATCTTCCTTGGCACCTTTTTCCAACTGGTCCTGATGGTCGCGGACAGCGTGGCCTCCGTGCCCGCCGACCTGAGCCGGGCCGCGGCCACCCTCGGGGCCAACCGGGCGCAGACCTACCGGCTGGTCCTGTTTCCCGGCGCGCTGCCGGGCATCATGGACGACCTGCGCATCACCGTGGGCTGGGCCTGGACCTATCTGGTGGTGGCCGAACTGGTGGCCGCAAACTCGGGCCTGGGCTACATGATCCTGCGCGCCCAGCGATTCCTGGCCATCGACCGGATTTTCGCCGGTCTCATCATCATCGGCGTGCTCGGCCTCTTGACCGACTATTTCTTCAAACTGCTCGGGCGCATCATAACCCCCTGGAGCGACAAGCAATGA
- a CDS encoding ABC transporter substrate-binding protein, producing MKRIVLLACALVLCASTAFAGTPVKVAHATWVGYGPLYIAKELGCFDKEGLDVDIVIIEDEAQYAAALASGNIDGLGNVLDREVIHYAKGTPEVVVFGMDESSGGDGVVASGEVKTVADLKGKTVGMDKSSTSYFFFLSILDKYGVDEKDINIMEMGASDAGAAFVAGRIDAAVTWEPWLANAGQREGGHVLVSSKDMPKTIVDVFVLNADYVAKHPEVPAKMTKCWNEAIDWYVQNPDKGNEIMAKAMGLDTQEMADMAAGVTFLGRDDNKVFFDKATANSIYEVADRAISFWKSKGIITKDVSVDKLISSDYVNAD from the coding sequence ATGAAACGCATCGTCCTGTTGGCCTGCGCACTTGTTCTCTGTGCTTCCACAGCCTTCGCCGGCACACCCGTCAAGGTTGCCCACGCCACCTGGGTCGGCTACGGCCCGCTCTATATTGCGAAGGAACTCGGCTGCTTCGACAAGGAAGGCCTGGACGTCGACATCGTCATCATCGAGGACGAGGCCCAGTACGCCGCCGCGCTGGCCTCCGGCAACATCGACGGCCTGGGCAACGTGCTCGACCGCGAGGTCATCCACTACGCCAAGGGCACTCCCGAGGTCGTGGTCTTCGGCATGGACGAATCCTCGGGCGGCGACGGCGTGGTCGCCTCGGGCGAGGTCAAGACCGTGGCCGACCTCAAGGGCAAGACCGTGGGCATGGACAAGTCCTCCACCTCCTACTTCTTCTTCCTGTCCATCCTGGACAAATACGGCGTGGACGAAAAGGATATCAACATCATGGAGATGGGCGCTTCGGACGCAGGCGCGGCCTTCGTGGCCGGACGCATCGACGCCGCCGTGACCTGGGAGCCCTGGCTGGCCAACGCGGGCCAGCGCGAGGGCGGCCACGTGCTCGTTTCCTCCAAGGACATGCCCAAGACCATCGTTGACGTCTTCGTGCTCAACGCCGACTACGTCGCGAAGCACCCCGAAGTCCCGGCCAAGATGACCAAATGCTGGAACGAAGCCATCGACTGGTATGTGCAGAACCCGGACAAGGGCAATGAAATCATGGCCAAGGCCATGGGCCTCGACACCCAGGAAATGGCCGACATGGCCGCGGGCGTGACCTTCCTCGGCAGGGACGACAACAAGGTCTTCTTCGACAAGGCCACGGCCAACAGCATCTACGAAGTAGCCGATCGCGCCATATCCTTCTGGAAGTCCAAGGGAATCATCACCAAGGACGTGAGCGTGGACAAGCTCATCAGCTCCGACTACGTCAACGCCGATTAA